TCCTCCCAATCGATCTCGAAAGCGACCAGGCGATGCTCGCTCAAATCGAGCACGCCGTCCACGATCGTGCCGATGCGGACTCCCTGCTGCGTGATGACCGGAACTCCCTTCATCCCCGCGAGGCTGCGCTGCATTGGCGATTCCCCCCTGGCCTGACAAGACGCGTGACGCCTCATCGTAGATCGGACCCCACGGCGCAGGCAGCGGGTGAGCGGGGCCAAGTTGAGGCGCGCGCCGCAGTCAGCCGCGAGGGCGTTGGGCGGCGACGGTCTTGACCCGGGCGCGGACCCCCTTGATCACGTCTGGCAGGACGCTGCGGGTGGCGAACTCGATCAGCCAGCCAGGCACGATGTCCAGCCAGGGGTCCACGGTGAGATGGTATTGAAGGCGGGTGCGGTCTTGCCCCTGCGGTGCCATCTGCCAGTAACCCCGTTCGAAGCGCAGGTTGCCATCGGCCATGGTCCAGCTGACCACGCCCTTGTGGCGCTGTTCAACGTTGATGTTCACCATCCAGTGATCGTGGAGCGGCCACGGCGGCTGCATGCGAACAAATTGCCAGGTGTTGTCGCGGCTTTTCTTGCGAATGCCGGATTCCACCACCAAGGGCAAGAATTGATGGTAATGGTCGTAGCTGGTCACGGCTTCCCAGACGGCGGGGAAAGGGGCGTCGATCAGGCCGTACACGTCCAGATGGTAGATCGGATGTCGATTGACCAGGTGAACCACAATCTCGCCCTTGCCCAACGATTCCTCCTGATGGGGGGTCGGGGGCGTGGTCAGCATGGCCTTGGGGTCGGGCGGATTGGCGAGGCCCGGCAGGGGATACAGGCCCCCCTGTAACAGAAGGCCAAGCGTGAGAAGAAGCGTCTTGCGGAAAGTCGCCATGAATCGATGGGGTGGTCTGGAAGGCAAGCGCGTTGTACCCAGCAGCAAGGCGTTCGCTGCGATTCCGGCGGGGTGGTTCACGAGGGGGGCTGGTCTGGTGCGCGCGGAATCGGGGGAGGGATGCAGCCCCGCGTCTGCAACTGGCGCATGGCTTCGTAAGCGACCACGGCCACCGCGTTGGAGAGGTTCAGGCTCCGGACCGGTCCCCAGTGGGGAATCCGCACCACCGAATCCGGATTCTGCTGTAACAGGCTGGCCGGCAGACCACTGGTTTCGCGTCCAAAGACCAGGAAATCCCCAGGTTCGTAATGCCAGTCGGTGTGGAGGCGTTGGCCGTGTGCGCTGGTGTAAACGAAACGTCCCTGCGGAAATTGGCGTTGTAACGTCGTCAGATCGTCATGCCGATGAAGCTTGACGTGCTCCCAGTAGTCGAGGCCTGCCCGCTTGAGATGCTTGTCGGACAGTGAGAATCCGAGCGGGCCGACCAGGTGGAGGTTGGCATCGATGCCCGCGCAGAGTCGGGAAACGTTGCCCGTGTTGGGCGGAATTTCTGGTTCCACAAGCACGATGTTGAGCATGCCCGTAGTGTACAAGCCCGGCGCGGCGCGTGGAAAGCTGGCAGATTCTCGGGTACACTGCTTGCGGACTTTGGGCGTCGGGAGTGCTATGTTGCGTCCTCTTCTTCTCTTGCTCTTGCTGGCCTGCTTCGCGACGCCGCCTGCGCTGGCCGCGCTGCCGCCGGGCGCCGCGGCTGAAATCAGTTTTGATGGTGCGCGCCAGGTGCTCTCGGTGCCTTGGTTCGAAGGCGTGCCGGCTGTTTCGGAGCGGGAGCAGCCTCCCAGGCTGGTCATCGAGGTGCCCTGGACGGCTCGCATGGTGGAGGGCCAATGGGACCAGGTGGGGGGCCGGGTGGCCTCCATTCGGGTCGCTCGCAAGGGGTTGATGGCCGCCATCGAGGTCCGCCTGCGGCGCCCTCTGAAGGGCGAGTGGGCCGCCTCGGCCTCCCCCGGACGGTTGCTGGTGCGGGTCGGGCCCGCCCTCCGGGTAGCGCCGACCAAGCCCTCTCCCCGCGCGTCTGTCATTCCCACTGCCTTGCCGGCCGTTCCGGCACCCTCGGTGTCCCCCCTGCGGCGCTCCCCGCCCGGGCCGTCCCCGCTTCCTGCCCGTCGAGCGACGCCCGCGCCGTCGGTGGTTCCCGCGCGCCGCGTCGCGCCTTCACCCACGCCTCGTTCCACCTCTCGGCCTCAGCCCGCTCCGTCCGGGTTGACGACCCCGCGCCCGGCGCCTGCTGGGGCTA
The genomic region above belongs to Candidatus Sericytochromatia bacterium and contains:
- a CDS encoding SRPBCC family protein, yielding MATFRKTLLLTLGLLLQGGLYPLPGLANPPDPKAMLTTPPTPHQEESLGKGEIVVHLVNRHPIYHLDVYGLIDAPFPAVWEAVTSYDHYHQFLPLVVESGIRKKSRDNTWQFVRMQPPWPLHDHWMVNINVEQRHKGVVSWTMADGNLRFERGYWQMAPQGQDRTRLQYHLTVDPWLDIVPGWLIEFATRSVLPDVIKGVRARVKTVAAQRPRG
- the trmL gene encoding tRNA (uridine(34)/cytosine(34)/5-carboxymethylaminomethyluridine(34)-2'-O)-methyltransferase TrmL codes for the protein MLNIVLVEPEIPPNTGNVSRLCAGIDANLHLVGPLGFSLSDKHLKRAGLDYWEHVKLHRHDDLTTLQRQFPQGRFVYTSAHGQRLHTDWHYEPGDFLVFGRETSGLPASLLQQNPDSVVRIPHWGPVRSLNLSNAVAVVAYEAMRQLQTRGCIPPPIPRAPDQPPS